The Ziziphus jujuba cultivar Dongzao chromosome 7, ASM3175591v1 genome includes a region encoding these proteins:
- the LOC107425129 gene encoding uncharacterized protein LOC107425129 isoform X3, whose product MKMVFNEELGSNAIRWVGEDGGSKKRDNRISQSAQRHQCDPVVNLTKKGRGFRLPSPAKFGTGYVPSCGFASVSQTDSDTEICSSGSEDGINGGGMYSVIESFKDDDKFMHLKEGKGVEKLKRNGDSKQVKSPDFVNDELLDSATSTEVSFTQLGIQNSGFSQRATTHTSDGYSSGVTSWENQEILGRELRQKKQHYINTPSAPPLVVLGSEINSTADQSSSSLKAHNKPKFGNLNDSVSTNGLSEAEAIHSGATVIYNIEISKPSYRTAAAADKGSPVSLPARLPAFRLVSEPGTWCSVIAYDACVRLCLHKWAMQSSPEVHCFLENECAVLRDAFGLRHVLLQSEDELLQKRSAELVSQGAAKKSKKNVGKIKVQVRRVNIGLVQSSGCFLLPLPSMKALSFAWGPVTKVRLPRVPANGSFSARSSAFAKASTKYVKEISGRLKSGVTNVRSGSLSYEVVQETYSCSLRLKGSSEEDAVRMQPGSGEEHVFFPDSLGDYLMIEVQDSKAQYHGRAIVQVAAIADNPGDKLRWYPVYVDAENEPVGRIQLQINYSISQNDTNHPKCGSVAETMAYDFVVEVAMKAEKFQQRNLSLHGPWKWLVTEFASYYGVSNAYTKLRYLSYIMDVATPTADCLNIVYDLLSDVLSKVNCKSMLSHQENRMLADIKEQVKDLLALTFENYKSLDESLPSGVMDVFRPASKLAAPALAPAINLFTLLHDISSPEARLKFCRYFQVAAKKRLCRHLAETDDFTLGSNEVKLTDVSMYYEKMKSLILNIRNEIFTDKEIHNQKVLPSFMEIELPNLSSSIYSVELCARLHAFLIACPPPGPTPPVVQLVITAADFQRDLASWDVKPVNGGVDAKELFNVYISQWIQDKRLHLLELCKVEKVKWSGVRPQRSTTPFVDDMYDHLKETLNEYEVIMCRWPGYVSVLENAIADVEKAAVEALDKQYADVLLPLKDNLTNKLFGHKYIQKLSNGTVNAYFVPDELGILLNSMKRLLDVLWPKIDTQLKSWSSCIPDDGHAVKGEYLNDVTVTLRTNFRIYKKAIVQKLAENTRAQNTTKLKGIIRDSKEVESDLQNRMQPLKDLLVKTIDHLHTVVESPVFIEICRELWDRMGQDILQLLVDRKEKRTWYKGSRVAVSILDNIFASEMQKLLGNSLQVKDLDPPESIKEIHSMLCKV is encoded by the exons ATGAAAATGGTGTTCAATGAAGAGTTGGGCAGCAATGCCATTAGATGGGTTGGAGAG GATGGGGGTTCTAAGAAAAGAGATAATAGAATTTCACAGTCAGCGCAAAGACATCAGTGCGACCCGGTAGTCAACTTAACGAAGAAAGGAAGGGGATTCAGATTGCCTTCTCCGGCAAAATTTGGAACTGGGTACGTTCCCTCATGTGGGTTTGCTTCGGTTTCTCAAACCGATTCGGACACGGAAATATGTTCTTCAGGCTCTGAGGATGGGATTAATGGCGGTGGGATGTACTCAGTTATTGAGTCTTTCAAAGATGATGACAAATTCATGCACCTGAAAGAAGGAAAAGGTGTAGAGAAATTGAAGAGGAACGGTGATTCGAAACAGGTGAAAAGTCCTGATTTTGTGAACGATGAATTGTTAGATTCTGCAACAAGTACTGAAGTTTCGTTTACCCAATTGGGAATCCAGAATTCTGGCTTTTCCCAAAGGGCTACTACACACACTTCTGATGGTTATTCTTCCGGCGTTACTTCATGGGAAAATCAG GAGATTTTGGGAAGAGAATTGCGGCAAAAGAAGCAACATTACATTAATACTCCAAGTGCTCCTCCTTTGGTAGTTTTGGGTTCGGAAATCAATTCAACTGCTGACCAAAGTTCATCATCTCTGAAAGCACATAACAAGCCCAAGTTTGGGAATTTAAATGATTCTGTGAGCACAAATGGTTTAAGCGAAGCAGAAGCTATTCATTCAGGAGCCACTGTCATATACAATATTGAAATTTCTAAGCCATCTTATAG GACTGCTGCTGCTGCAGACAAGGGATCTCCAGTTTCTTTACCTGCTCGCTTGCCGGCTTTTCGGTTGGTCAG CGAGCCAGGTACATGGTGTTCTGTGATTGCTTATGATGCATGTGTTCGCCTCTGTCTTCACAAATGGGCTATGCAAAGTAGTCCTGAAGTCCACTGTTTCTTGGAGAATGAATGTGCAGTGTTGCGAGATGCATTTGG TTTACGGCATGTATTATTACAATCTGAGGATGAGCTACTGCAAAAAAGATCTGCAGAGCTGGTTAGTCAGGGAGCTGCTAAAAAATCCAAGAAAaatgttggaaaaataaaagtGCAAG TCCGTAGAGTAAACATTGGTTTGGTTCAATCTTCTGGCTGCTTCTTATTACCGCTGCCCTCAATGAAAGCATTATCTTTTGCATGGGGACCTGTAACAAAAGTTCGTCTACCTCGTGTTCCTGCAAATGGTTCTTTTTCTGCTCGGAGCTCGGCATTCGCAAAGGCTAGCACCAAGTATGTGAAAGAGATATCTGGACGTTTGAAATCTGGAGTAACAAATGTACGCAGTGGTTCTTTATCATATGAAGTAGTGCAAG AGACATATTCTTGCTCATTGAGATTGAAAGGTTCATCTGAGGAGGATGCCGTTAGAATGCAACCAGGATCTGGTGAAGAGCATGTCTT CTTCCCAGACAGCCTTGGTGATTATTTGATGATTGAAGTGCAAGATTCCAAGGCACAGTATCATGGTCGGGCTATTGTTCAAGTGGCTGCTATTGCTGATAACCCA GGTGACAAACTGCGATGGTACCCAGTATACGTCGATGCTGAGAATGAACCTGTTGGAAGAATACAGTTACAAATAAACTATTCAATCAGCCAAAATGATACTAATCATCCTAAG TGTGGCTCTGTTGCAGAAACCATGGCGTATGACTTTGTCGTAGAAGTTGCAATGAAGGCCGAAAAATTTCAGCAGAGAAATTTGTCTTTACATGGTCCATGGAAGTGGCTAGTGACTGAATTTGCATCTTACTATGGAGTGTCCAATGCATACACAAAATTAAG GTATCTTTCATACATCATGGATGTGGCTACACCAACTGCAGACTGTCTCAACATAGTATATGATTTGCTATCAGATGTACTGTCCAAGGTCAACTGCAAGAGCATGTTGAGTCATCAGGAG AATCGAATGCTAGCTGATATTAAGGAACAAGTTAAAGACCTTCTTGCTTTAACTTTTGAGAACTACAAGTCTCTGGATGAATCTTTGCCATCAGGAGTGATGGATGTTTTTAGGCCTGCCAGTAAATTGGCAGCACCAGCTTTGGCCCCAGCTATCAATTTATTCACTCTTCTACACGATATTTCGAGTCCTGAGGCACGattgaaattttgcagatatTTCCAG GTTGCTGCAAAGAAGAGGTTATGTAGGCACTTGGCAGAAACGGATGATTTTACTTTGGGCAGCAATGAGGTCAAATTGACAGATGTTTCGATGTATTATGAGAAAATGAAATCTTTGATTTTGAATATCAGGAATGAAATTTTCACCGACAAGGAAATTCATAATCAGAAGGTCCTCCCAAG CTTTATGGAAATAGAACTTCCAAATCTCTCTTCATCCATATATAGCGTGGAGCTCTGTGCTAGATTGCATGCATTCCTCATTGCATGCCCTCCTCCAGGTCCAACTCCTCCTGTTGTACAGCTTGTTATCACAGCAGCAGACTTTCAAAGGGATCTTGCTTCCTGGGATGTCAA GCCTGTCAATGGTGGTGTTGATGCAAAAGAGTTGTTCAACGTTTATATATCTCAATGGATTCAAGACAAGCGTCTTCATTTACTTGAGCTGTGCAAGGTAGAAAAG GTAAAATGGTCTGGTGTCAGACCACAACGTTCAACAACTCCTTTTGTAGATGATATGTATGACCATCTGAAGGAGACACTCAACGAATATGAAGTCATCATGTGTCGCTGGCCAGGATATGTATCTGTTTTGGAGAAT GCCATTGCAGATGTTGAGAAAGCGGCGGTTGAAGCTCTGGATAAGCAGTATGCTGATGTTTTgttaccattgaaggacaaccTGACAAACAAATTATTTGGCCATAAATATATACAGAAATTATCTAATGGAACAGTTAACGCCTATTTTGTCCCAGATGAG CTAGGAATTCTATTAAATTCAATGAAGAGGTTGCTGGATGTTCTCTGGCCGAAGATAGACACCCAGTTGAAGTCTTGGAGTTCTTGCATCCCTGATGATGGGCATGCTGTCAAAGGGGAGTATCTTAATGATGTTACAGTGACACTTAGAACCAATTTTAGGATTTACAAGAAAGCAATTGTCCAGAAACTTGCAGAGAAT ACTAGAGCACAGAACACAACAAAATTGAAGGGCATAATCCGAGATTCTAAAGAGGTAGAATCGGATTTACAAAATAGAATGCAGCCTCTAAAGGATCTATTGGTAAAAACAATAGATCACCTGCATACTGTTGTTGAATCTCCTGTGTTCATAGAAATCTGTAGGGAATTATGGGACCGAATGGGACAG GATATTCTACAACTTTTGGTTGACAGGAAAGAGAAGAGGACATGGTATAAAGGCTCCCGAGTCGCAGTATCT ATTCTGGATAACATATTTGCATCAGAAATGCAAAAATTGCTTGGGAATTCACTGCAAGTGAAAGACCTTGACCCACCAGAATCTATAAAGGAAATACACTCCATGCTTTGCAAGGTATGA